A genomic stretch from Burkholderia pyrrocinia includes:
- a CDS encoding DEAD/DEAH box helicase, translated as MSFESLGLAEPLVKAVNELGYTSPTPIQQQAIPAVLGGGDLLAGAQTGTGKTAGFTLPILQRLHTFYAEHRGAKRAVRALILTPTRELAAQVEESVRAYSKYLKLRSTVMFGGVSINPQIDALKRGVDIVVATPGRLLDHMQQKTIDLSDLDILVLDEADRMLDMGFIHDIKRVLAKLPPQRQNLLFSATFSDEIKALADSLLDSPALIEVARRNTTAESIAQKIHPVDRDRKRELLTHLIREHNWFQVLVFTRTKHGANRLAEQLTKDGISAMAIHGNKSQSARTRALAEFKNSTLQVLVATDIAARGIDIDQLPHVVNFDLPNVPEDYVHRIGRTGRAGATGEAVSLVCVDEKQLLRDIERLIKREIPQEVIAGFEPDPNAKPEPIQQRRGQQQPRGGGGGGNRQPRAGGSGQPAAKRDGNAQPKASQQKAAKPRTQGGAGGSGARPAGGGNSARPASGNAAHPNRNRSSRSGQRGH; from the coding sequence ATGTCTTTCGAATCTCTCGGCCTGGCCGAACCGCTTGTCAAGGCGGTCAACGAGCTCGGCTACACGTCGCCGACTCCGATCCAGCAGCAGGCGATCCCCGCCGTGCTCGGCGGCGGCGACCTGCTTGCCGGCGCACAAACAGGCACCGGCAAGACCGCCGGCTTCACGCTGCCGATCCTGCAGCGCCTGCACACGTTCTACGCCGAACATCGCGGCGCGAAGCGCGCGGTGCGCGCGCTGATCCTCACGCCGACGCGCGAACTCGCCGCACAGGTCGAGGAAAGCGTCCGTGCCTACAGCAAGTACCTGAAGCTGCGCTCGACCGTGATGTTCGGCGGCGTCAGCATCAATCCGCAGATCGATGCACTCAAGCGCGGTGTCGACATCGTCGTCGCGACGCCGGGGCGCCTGCTCGACCACATGCAGCAGAAGACCATCGACCTGTCGGATCTCGACATCCTCGTGCTCGACGAAGCCGACCGGATGCTCGACATGGGCTTCATCCACGACATCAAGCGCGTGCTCGCGAAGCTGCCGCCGCAGCGCCAGAACCTGCTGTTCTCGGCGACCTTCTCCGACGAGATCAAGGCGCTCGCCGACAGCCTGCTCGACTCGCCCGCGCTGATCGAGGTCGCACGCCGCAACACGACCGCCGAGAGCATCGCGCAGAAGATCCACCCGGTCGACCGCGACCGCAAGCGCGAGCTGCTCACGCACCTGATCCGCGAACACAACTGGTTCCAGGTGCTCGTGTTCACGCGCACCAAGCACGGCGCGAACCGGCTCGCCGAACAGTTGACGAAGGACGGCATCAGCGCGATGGCGATCCACGGCAACAAGAGCCAGTCGGCCCGCACGCGCGCGCTTGCCGAATTCAAGAACAGCACGCTGCAGGTGCTCGTCGCGACCGATATCGCCGCGCGCGGGATCGACATCGACCAGTTGCCGCACGTCGTCAACTTCGACCTGCCGAACGTGCCCGAGGATTACGTGCACCGGATCGGCCGCACGGGCCGCGCGGGCGCGACCGGCGAAGCCGTGTCGCTCGTGTGCGTCGACGAGAAGCAGCTGCTGCGCGACATCGAGCGGCTGATCAAGCGCGAGATTCCGCAGGAAGTGATCGCGGGCTTCGAACCCGATCCGAATGCGAAGCCGGAGCCGATCCAGCAGCGCCGCGGGCAGCAGCAACCTCGCGGCGGTGGCGGCGGCGGCAACCGCCAGCCGCGCGCAGGCGGCTCAGGCCAGCCGGCCGCGAAGCGCGACGGCAACGCGCAACCGAAGGCATCGCAGCAGAAGGCCGCGAAGCCGCGCACGCAAGGCGGCGCCGGCGGCAGCGGCGCACGCCCGGCGGGCGGCGGCAACAGCGCGCGCCCCGCGAGCGGCAACGCCGCGCACCCGAACCGCAACCGTTCGTCGCGCAGCGGCCAGCGCGGTCACTGA
- a CDS encoding CopD family protein: protein MKFDSLWIGQVALAALMDAAFAMAVGSALLKAWLGKDGARPVISPSHPAWLRAQHSLVAAALALVLADLGWLVYEAATMSGAGLGGAFAAIPVVLMQTHAGFAWSVAFAGAVVLAIVALAKPEGPGAHAVLWLAVIVVAAGKASLGHAADPGALSAAVGVQTLHLLATAVWGGLVLAGGLAVLPALGSSVARGALIRIGQHLSRTSIIAVVFLLGTGVLNALRGLGGSLAPLDGSTWGRVLLLKLLLVALALVLGGLNRFSALPRLRRTASTEDAHTFRNILHLEGMTMIGVFVAAAVLSFSVPGFAALG, encoded by the coding sequence ATGAAGTTCGACAGCTTGTGGATCGGGCAGGTCGCGCTCGCGGCGCTGATGGACGCCGCGTTCGCGATGGCGGTCGGCTCGGCGCTGCTCAAGGCGTGGCTCGGCAAGGACGGCGCGCGGCCGGTCATCTCGCCTTCGCATCCCGCGTGGTTGCGCGCACAACATTCGCTGGTCGCGGCGGCGCTGGCGCTCGTGCTCGCGGATCTCGGCTGGCTGGTCTACGAGGCCGCGACGATGAGCGGCGCGGGGCTCGGCGGCGCGTTCGCCGCGATTCCCGTCGTGCTGATGCAAACGCACGCGGGCTTCGCATGGAGCGTCGCGTTCGCCGGCGCGGTGGTGCTCGCGATCGTCGCGCTGGCGAAGCCGGAGGGCCCGGGCGCGCACGCGGTGCTGTGGCTCGCGGTGATCGTGGTCGCGGCCGGCAAGGCATCGCTCGGCCATGCGGCCGATCCGGGCGCGCTGTCCGCGGCGGTCGGCGTGCAGACGCTGCACCTGCTCGCGACGGCCGTGTGGGGCGGCCTCGTGCTCGCGGGCGGGCTCGCGGTGCTGCCGGCGCTCGGTTCGTCGGTCGCACGCGGCGCGCTGATCCGCATCGGCCAGCACCTGTCGCGTACGTCGATCATCGCGGTCGTATTCCTGCTCGGGACGGGCGTGCTCAATGCGCTGCGCGGGCTCGGCGGCTCGCTCGCGCCGCTCGACGGCAGCACGTGGGGGCGCGTGTTGCTGCTGAAGCTGCTGCTCGTCGCACTCGCGCTCGTGCTCGGCGGCCTGAATCGCTTCTCGGCGCTGCCGCGGCTGCGCCGCACCGCGTCGACCGAGGATGCGCACACGTTCCGCAACATCCTGCATCTCGAAGGGATGACGATGATCGGCGTGTTCGTCGCGGCCGCCGTGCTGTCGTTCAGCGTGCCGGGGTTCGCGGCGCTCGGTTGA
- a CDS encoding c-type cytochrome: MESRVSSRRLFRPLLAVLLIGGAGLMSAAQAQTKPTEQAHAQQAPLKAPDTMAERVRGCTACHGVHGQGTDNDYFPRLAGKPAEYLYNQLVNFRDGRRKYPPMNYLLTYLNDDYLREIAEHFSAERPPYPTPAKPTLPAATLARGKQLVTQGDPSRKLPACVACHGAGLTGMQPAIPGLVGLHADYLSAQLGAWRSGNRHAKAPDCMHDIAAKLSDEDVTAVTAWLAAQPAPANPVPAPARSMKTPLACGSEPQ; encoded by the coding sequence ATGGAGTCTCGTGTGTCTTCAAGACGCCTCTTCCGTCCGCTGCTCGCCGTTCTGTTGATCGGCGGAGCGGGCCTTATGAGCGCTGCCCAAGCGCAGACCAAGCCCACGGAGCAAGCGCACGCCCAGCAGGCGCCGCTCAAGGCACCCGATACGATGGCCGAGCGCGTGCGCGGCTGTACCGCATGCCACGGCGTCCACGGCCAGGGCACGGACAACGACTACTTCCCGCGTCTTGCCGGCAAGCCGGCCGAGTACCTGTACAACCAGCTCGTCAACTTCCGTGACGGCCGGCGCAAGTACCCGCCGATGAACTATCTGCTGACGTACCTGAACGACGATTACCTGCGCGAAATCGCCGAGCACTTCTCGGCCGAGCGTCCGCCGTACCCGACGCCGGCAAAGCCGACGCTGCCGGCCGCGACGCTCGCACGCGGCAAGCAGCTCGTCACGCAGGGCGACCCGTCCCGCAAGCTGCCGGCCTGCGTGGCCTGCCACGGCGCAGGGCTGACCGGCATGCAGCCGGCGATCCCGGGCCTCGTCGGCCTGCACGCCGATTACCTGAGCGCACAGCTCGGCGCATGGCGCTCGGGCAACCGCCACGCGAAGGCACCGGATTGCATGCACGACATCGCAGCAAAGCTTTCCGACGAAGACGTGACGGCCGTGACCGCGTGGCTCGCCGCGCAACCGGCGCCCGCCAACCCCGTGCCGGCACCGGCGCGTTCGATGAAGACTCCGCTCGCCTGCGGCAGCGAACCGCAATAA
- a CDS encoding transglycosylase domain-containing protein has product MNRPLNRILPRVTGLASVWTWVKWSLLAALLIALAIVARLVQTEIETSRLQARYLSELTRDVGYTVETGPSDHIRFPANGPYDQRLGYAMIPSFQERLLARGFVVGKQARDSQRMLSLGERGLFLPYEEKDQTGLMLFDSTGAPLFATVFPQRVYADFDTVPRVVVDSLLFIEDRYLLDANEPNRNPAIDWGRFSRALADQALHVVNRHQARPGGSTLATQIEKFRHSPEGRTATPPEKLRQIASASIRAYLNGPQTMLARRTIVVRYLNSVPLAARPHIGEITGIGDGLAAWYGRDFNEVNRILSAPTTGDNVDEQGKTFREVLSLIIAQRAPSYFLNRGYPALQRLTDSYLRLLSNGGVISPALRDAALSAQIERSAPPAAALVQSFVSRKAVTSARASLLSALGISDVYQLDLLDLEATSTLDNGVQQAVAERLAKASTRDGAQAAGLYGYEMLAPKDDPSHLTYSFTLYERRNGANMLRVQTDSVNEPFDVNRGGRINLGSTAKLRTLITYLQIVSDLHARYANLSNAQLARVKPDPVDGLSRWALDYLSHTRDRSLQAMLDAAVERKYSASPDVFYTGGGAQVFSNFEKSDNGRILTLHTAFEHSVNLVFVRLMRDIVHYETLQAAGPSSSWLGDPEQRRHYLQQFVDGESQVYVKRYYTRYAGKAPDDALALMLKDVRKSPPKIATVLRSVAPNESLAWFDAQMRAQLKGTPAATLSDDDLAALYAKYAIDRFNLNDRGYIASVHPLALWTLNYLRAHPSASLGEVQRESRDARFYTYSWLYKTRYHATQDRRIRRMVELRAYAEITKSWRALGYPFAEVTPSYAAAIGASGDQPDALAKLIGLIANGGQKAPTETITRLDFAKGTPYETRFVRAAAQPQPMLSPEIVNVAHTLLRDVVLSGTARRLAGGFTLPDGKTLEVYGKTGTGDQRFNVYARGARLIESRKVNRSGTFVFVLGDRFFGVLTATAHEPYAARYDFTSAMAVQLLKSMAPALAPLIERPAATGTHAADPAPQAEMPAPSTAAGRPS; this is encoded by the coding sequence ATGAATCGGCCGCTGAATCGTATCCTGCCGCGCGTGACCGGTCTCGCATCGGTCTGGACGTGGGTCAAATGGTCTTTGCTGGCCGCGCTGCTGATCGCGCTCGCGATCGTTGCGCGACTCGTGCAGACCGAGATCGAAACGTCCCGGCTGCAGGCGCGCTACCTGTCCGAGCTCACCCGCGATGTCGGCTACACGGTCGAAACGGGCCCGAGCGATCACATCCGCTTCCCCGCGAACGGCCCCTACGACCAGCGCCTCGGCTACGCGATGATTCCGTCGTTCCAGGAGCGGCTGCTCGCGCGCGGCTTCGTCGTCGGCAAGCAGGCGCGCGATTCGCAACGGATGCTGTCGCTCGGCGAGCGCGGATTGTTCCTCCCTTACGAAGAAAAGGACCAGACGGGCCTGATGCTGTTCGATTCGACCGGCGCGCCGCTGTTCGCGACCGTGTTCCCGCAGCGCGTCTATGCCGACTTCGACACGGTGCCGCGCGTGGTCGTCGATTCGCTGCTGTTCATCGAGGATCGCTACCTGCTCGACGCGAACGAACCGAACCGCAACCCGGCGATCGACTGGGGGCGCTTCAGCCGCGCGCTCGCCGACCAGGCGCTGCACGTCGTCAACCGTCACCAGGCACGCCCGGGCGGCAGCACGCTCGCGACCCAGATCGAGAAGTTCCGCCATTCGCCCGAAGGCCGCACCGCGACGCCGCCCGAGAAGCTGCGGCAGATCGCGTCGGCGTCGATCCGCGCGTATCTGAACGGCCCTCAGACGATGCTCGCGCGCCGCACGATCGTCGTGCGCTACCTGAACTCGGTGCCGCTCGCCGCGCGGCCGCATATCGGCGAAATCACCGGCATCGGCGACGGTCTCGCCGCCTGGTACGGCCGCGACTTCAACGAAGTGAACCGGATCCTGTCCGCGCCGACGACCGGCGACAACGTCGACGAACAGGGCAAGACGTTCCGCGAGGTGCTGTCGCTGATCATCGCGCAGCGCGCGCCGTCGTACTTCCTCAACCGCGGCTATCCGGCGCTGCAGCGGCTGACCGACAGCTACCTGCGGCTGCTGTCGAACGGCGGCGTGATCTCGCCTGCATTGCGCGATGCCGCGCTGTCCGCGCAGATCGAACGCAGTGCGCCGCCTGCCGCCGCGCTGGTGCAGTCGTTCGTGTCGCGCAAGGCCGTGACGTCCGCGCGCGCGTCGCTGCTGTCGGCCCTCGGCATCAGCGACGTGTACCAGCTCGACCTGCTCGACCTGGAGGCGACCAGCACGCTCGACAACGGCGTGCAGCAGGCCGTCGCCGAGCGGCTCGCGAAGGCATCGACGCGCGACGGCGCGCAGGCCGCCGGCCTCTACGGCTACGAGATGCTCGCGCCGAAGGACGACCCGTCGCATCTCACGTACAGCTTCACGCTGTACGAACGCCGCAACGGCGCGAACATGCTGCGCGTGCAGACCGACAGCGTGAACGAGCCGTTCGACGTGAATCGCGGCGGCCGCATCAACCTCGGCTCGACCGCGAAACTGCGCACGCTGATCACGTACCTGCAGATCGTCTCCGACCTGCACGCGCGCTATGCGAACCTGTCGAACGCGCAGCTTGCGCGCGTGAAACCCGACCCGGTCGACGGGCTGTCGCGCTGGGCGCTCGACTATCTGTCGCATACGCGCGACCGCTCGCTGCAGGCGATGCTCGACGCGGCCGTCGAACGCAAGTACTCGGCAAGTCCCGACGTGTTCTACACGGGCGGCGGCGCGCAGGTGTTCTCGAACTTCGAGAAGTCGGACAACGGCCGCATCCTGACGCTGCACACCGCGTTCGAGCATTCGGTCAACCTCGTGTTCGTGCGGCTGATGCGCGACATCGTCCACTACGAGACGCTGCAGGCGGCCGGCCCGTCGTCGTCGTGGCTCGGCGATCCCGAACAGCGCCGGCATTACCTGCAGCAGTTCGTCGACGGCGAAAGCCAGGTCTACGTGAAGCGCTACTACACGCGCTATGCGGGCAAGGCACCCGATGATGCGCTGGCGCTGATGCTGAAGGACGTGCGCAAGTCGCCGCCGAAGATCGCGACGGTGCTGCGCAGCGTCGCGCCGAACGAATCGCTCGCGTGGTTCGATGCGCAGATGCGCGCGCAACTGAAGGGCACGCCGGCCGCGACGTTGTCCGACGACGATCTCGCCGCGCTCTACGCGAAATACGCGATCGACCGCTTCAACCTCAACGATCGCGGCTATATCGCGAGCGTGCACCCGCTCGCGCTGTGGACGCTCAACTACCTGCGCGCGCACCCGAGCGCGTCGCTCGGCGAGGTCCAGCGCGAGAGCCGCGATGCGCGTTTCTACACGTATTCGTGGCTGTACAAGACGCGCTACCACGCGACCCAGGACCGTCGCATCCGCCGCATGGTCGAGCTGCGCGCGTACGCGGAGATCACGAAGTCGTGGCGCGCGCTCGGCTACCCGTTCGCGGAAGTCACGCCGTCCTACGCGGCCGCGATCGGCGCATCGGGCGACCAGCCCGACGCGCTCGCGAAACTGATCGGCCTGATCGCGAACGGCGGCCAGAAAGCGCCGACCGAGACGATCACGCGGCTCGACTTCGCGAAGGGCACGCCGTACGAGACGCGCTTCGTGCGCGCGGCCGCGCAGCCGCAGCCGATGCTGTCGCCGGAAATCGTCAACGTGGCGCACACGCTGCTGCGCGACGTCGTGCTCAGCGGCACCGCGCGCCGCCTCGCGGGCGGCTTCACGCTGCCCGACGGCAAGACGCTCGAGGTATACGGCAAGACGGGGACCGGCGACCAGCGCTTCAACGTCTACGCGCGCGGCGCGCGGCTGATCGAGTCGCGCAAGGTGAACCGCAGCGGCACGTTCGTGTTCGTACTCGGCGACCGGTTCTTCGGGGTGCTGACGGCAACCGCGCACGAACCGTACGCGGCGCGCTACGACTTCACGAGCGCAATGGCCGTGCAGTTGCTGAAGTCGATGGCGCCGGCGCTCGCGCCGCTGATCGAACGTCCGGCCGCCACCGGCACGCACGCCGCGGACCCCGCGCCGCAGGCGGAAATGCCCGCGCCAAGCACCGCCGCGGGGCGGCCGTCCTGA
- the dgoD gene encoding galactonate dehydratase: MKITRLETFVVPPRWLFLKIETDEGIVGWGEPVVEGRAHTVEAAVQELADYLVGRDPLLIEDHWQVMYRAGFYRGGPIMMSAIAGVDQALWDIKGKHHGVPVHALLGGQVRDRIKVYSWIGGDRPSDVANNARAVVERGFKAVKMNGSEELQIVDTYDKVEQVIANVAAVRDAVGPHVGIGVDFHGRVHKPMAKVLAKELDPYKLMFIEEPVLSENAEALRDIVNQTNTPIALGERLYSRWDFKHILAGGYVDIIQPDASHAGGITECRKIATLAESYDVALALHCPLGPIALAACLQLDAVSYNAFIQEQSLGIHYNQGNDLLDYLRNPEVFRYEDGFVAIPQGPGLGIDVNEEKVREMAKTGHRWRNPVWRHADGSVAEW, encoded by the coding sequence GTGAAAATCACCCGCCTCGAAACTTTCGTCGTCCCGCCGCGCTGGCTGTTCCTCAAGATCGAAACCGACGAAGGCATCGTCGGCTGGGGCGAGCCGGTCGTCGAAGGCCGCGCGCACACGGTCGAGGCCGCGGTGCAGGAACTGGCCGACTACCTCGTCGGCCGCGACCCGCTGCTGATCGAGGATCACTGGCAGGTGATGTACCGCGCGGGCTTCTACCGCGGCGGCCCGATCATGATGAGCGCGATCGCGGGCGTCGACCAGGCGCTGTGGGACATCAAGGGCAAGCATCACGGCGTGCCGGTGCACGCGCTGCTGGGCGGCCAGGTGCGCGACCGCATCAAGGTGTATTCGTGGATCGGCGGCGACCGGCCGAGCGACGTCGCGAACAATGCGCGCGCAGTCGTCGAGCGCGGCTTCAAGGCCGTGAAGATGAACGGCTCCGAGGAGCTGCAGATCGTCGACACCTACGACAAGGTCGAGCAGGTGATCGCGAACGTCGCGGCCGTGCGCGACGCGGTCGGCCCGCACGTCGGGATCGGCGTCGACTTCCACGGCCGCGTGCACAAGCCGATGGCGAAGGTGCTCGCGAAGGAGCTCGACCCGTACAAGCTGATGTTCATCGAGGAACCCGTGCTGTCGGAGAACGCCGAGGCGCTGCGCGACATCGTCAACCAGACCAACACGCCGATCGCGCTCGGCGAACGGCTGTACTCGCGCTGGGACTTCAAGCACATCCTCGCGGGCGGCTACGTGGACATCATCCAGCCCGACGCGTCGCACGCGGGCGGCATCACCGAGTGCCGCAAGATCGCGACGCTCGCGGAAAGCTACGACGTCGCGCTCGCACTGCACTGCCCGCTCGGCCCGATCGCGCTCGCCGCGTGCCTGCAGCTCGATGCGGTCAGCTACAACGCGTTCATCCAGGAACAAAGCCTCGGCATCCACTACAACCAGGGCAACGACCTGCTCGACTACCTGCGCAACCCCGAGGTGTTCCGCTACGAGGACGGCTTCGTCGCGATCCCGCAGGGCCCGGGGCTCGGCATCGACGTCAACGAGGAAAAGGTGCGCGAGATGGCCAAGACGGGCCACCGCTGGCGCAACCCGGTGTGGCGCCACGCGGACGGCAGCGTCGCCGAGTGGTGA
- a CDS encoding c-type cytochrome: MKRKSLFALSAVAIVAAAALVPVLWPGNDTLHGAAAVAATPADQAALIKKGEYLARVGDCIACHTVRGGKSFAGGLPMATPFGTMYTPNITPDDKDGIGKWTSDDFYRAMHTGRSKDGSLLYPGFPFASYTKVTRSDSDAIYAYLRSVPPVSVPSRPHELKFPFNNRNLLIGWRTLFFKEGEYKPDPTKSVEWNRGAYLVEGLGHCSMCHTSINMMGGPVSSSAFAGGLIPLQNWYAPSLTNDKELGLGDWHVQELSDLLQAGVSQKGAVFGPMADVVHNSLQYMTDEDTRAMSTYLKSIPQKAEAPKNMQYEPSKQFGNALFDQGKKIYADNCATCHAETGAGKPPAYPPLAGNHSIMMESAVNPIRMVLNGGYPPSTFKNPRPYGMPPFAQSLSNQEVAAVVTYIRMSWGNNGTPISPQQVSDLRSAPLD, translated from the coding sequence ATGAAACGCAAGTCCCTGTTTGCACTCTCGGCTGTCGCGATCGTCGCGGCTGCCGCCCTCGTGCCGGTCCTGTGGCCGGGCAACGACACGCTGCACGGCGCTGCCGCCGTCGCGGCCACGCCGGCCGACCAGGCCGCGCTGATCAAGAAGGGCGAATACCTCGCGCGCGTCGGCGACTGTATCGCGTGCCACACCGTGCGCGGCGGCAAGTCGTTCGCGGGCGGCCTGCCGATGGCGACGCCGTTCGGCACGATGTACACGCCGAACATCACGCCGGACGACAAGGATGGCATCGGCAAGTGGACGTCGGACGACTTCTACCGCGCGATGCACACGGGTCGCTCGAAGGACGGCAGCCTGCTCTACCCGGGCTTCCCGTTCGCGAGCTACACGAAGGTCACGCGCTCGGATTCGGACGCGATCTACGCGTACCTGCGTTCGGTCCCGCCGGTGTCGGTGCCGAGCCGTCCGCACGAACTGAAGTTCCCGTTCAACAACCGCAACCTGCTGATCGGCTGGCGCACGCTGTTCTTCAAGGAAGGCGAATACAAGCCGGATCCGACGAAGTCGGTCGAATGGAACCGCGGCGCCTACCTCGTCGAAGGCCTCGGCCACTGCTCGATGTGCCACACGTCGATCAACATGATGGGCGGCCCGGTGAGCTCGTCGGCGTTCGCAGGCGGCCTGATCCCGCTGCAGAACTGGTATGCGCCGTCGCTGACGAACGACAAGGAACTCGGCCTCGGCGACTGGCACGTGCAGGAGCTGTCCGACCTGCTGCAGGCCGGCGTGTCGCAGAAGGGCGCGGTGTTCGGCCCGATGGCGGACGTGGTCCACAACAGCCTGCAGTACATGACCGACGAAGATACGCGCGCGATGTCGACGTACCTGAAGTCGATCCCGCAGAAGGCTGAAGCGCCGAAGAACATGCAGTACGAGCCGTCGAAGCAGTTCGGCAATGCGCTGTTCGATCAGGGCAAGAAGATCTACGCCGACAACTGCGCGACCTGCCACGCCGAAACCGGCGCGGGCAAGCCGCCGGCATATCCGCCGCTCGCGGGCAACCACTCGATCATGATGGAATCGGCGGTCAACCCGATCCGCATGGTGCTGAATGGTGGCTATCCGCCGAGCACGTTCAAGAATCCGCGTCCGTACGGCATGCCGCCGTTCGCGCAGTCGCTGTCGAACCAGGAAGTCGCAGCCGTTGTAACGTATATCCGGATGTCGTGGGGCAACAACGGTACGCCGATCTCGCCGCAGCAGGTGAGCGACCTGCGTTCCGCGCCGCTTGACTAA
- a CDS encoding ferritin-like domain-containing protein yields MDTKTTHVMPWRIEDIDLTRIDRQRAAANEDLLLLLCASSFIESGSDLYTSNLSEFFNDDPEVSEWLNNAWEHEELQHGRALKAYIAHVWPEFDWDTAFANFFAEYSKTCKVEAFEKTRALEMVARCVVETGTATLYRAINECSDEPVLKEITDNIRTDEVRHYKHFFKFFKKYNKLEGNGRLAVLGALARRVMEIKNEDSEIALRHVFAVRYPDRVGDSQYNRERAARISTLVRRNLSADMCVKMLLKPLDLPARIQPGVHYPLTKITRHVFLR; encoded by the coding sequence ATGGACACTAAAACGACGCATGTCATGCCGTGGCGAATCGAGGACATCGACCTGACCCGGATCGATCGTCAGCGTGCCGCCGCGAACGAGGATCTGCTGCTGCTGCTGTGCGCGTCGTCGTTCATCGAAAGCGGCTCGGATCTCTACACGAGCAATCTGAGCGAATTCTTCAACGACGATCCTGAAGTATCCGAGTGGCTCAACAATGCATGGGAGCACGAAGAATTGCAGCACGGCCGCGCGCTGAAGGCGTACATCGCGCACGTGTGGCCCGAGTTCGACTGGGATACCGCGTTCGCGAATTTCTTCGCCGAGTATTCGAAGACCTGCAAGGTCGAGGCATTCGAGAAGACCCGCGCGCTCGAGATGGTCGCGCGCTGCGTCGTCGAGACGGGCACGGCCACGCTCTATCGTGCGATCAACGAATGCTCGGACGAACCCGTGCTGAAGGAAATCACCGACAACATCCGCACGGACGAAGTGCGTCACTACAAGCACTTCTTCAAATTCTTCAAGAAGTACAACAAGCTCGAAGGCAATGGCCGGCTCGCGGTGCTCGGCGCGCTGGCGCGCCGCGTGATGGAAATCAAGAACGAGGATTCCGAGATCGCGCTGCGCCACGTGTTCGCGGTTCGTTATCCTGATCGCGTCGGCGACAGCCAGTACAACCGCGAGCGCGCCGCGCGCATCAGTACGCTCGTGCGGCGCAACCTGTCGGCCGACATGTGCGTGAAGATGCTGCTCAAGCCGCTCGACCTGCCCGCGAGGATCCAGCCGGGCGTCCACTATCCGCTCACGAAGATCACGCGGCACGTATTCCTGCGCTGA
- a CDS encoding DUF1272 domain-containing protein produces MLELRPGCECCDKDLPPDSADARICTFECTFCATCADDALKGRCPNCGGDLVVRPRRPASLLAKYPASTERIHKPGGCANAA; encoded by the coding sequence ATGCTCGAACTGCGCCCCGGCTGCGAATGCTGCGACAAGGACCTGCCGCCCGATTCGGCAGATGCGCGCATCTGCACGTTTGAGTGCACGTTCTGTGCGACCTGCGCCGACGACGCGCTGAAAGGCCGCTGCCCGAACTGCGGCGGCGACCTGGTCGTGCGCCCGCGGCGTCCGGCAAGCCTGCTCGCGAAGTATCCTGCGTCGACGGAGCGCATCCACAAGCCGGGCGGCTGCGCAAACGCCGCCTGA
- a CDS encoding FadR/GntR family transcriptional regulator, translating to MIQHDLHGQTAFRLATAILRGDYPPESLLPREPDLMELYGVSRTVMREALRTLTSKGLVESRPKVGTRVRPRHAWNLLDADLLDWYARVAPPLAFALKLQEMREMIEPYAAALAARAHTPEAFDAIDDAARAMADARNVDEWVRADLRFHLSVLAAGGNELLVPLGALIDRTLEAQLRLNARRADVYNASLAEHTAVSDAIRVRDEDGARRAMAALLAVTRARIEMS from the coding sequence ATCATTCAACACGACCTGCATGGACAGACGGCTTTCCGGCTTGCGACGGCGATCCTGCGCGGCGACTATCCGCCCGAATCGCTGCTGCCGAGGGAGCCCGACCTGATGGAGCTGTACGGCGTGAGCCGCACGGTGATGCGCGAGGCGCTGCGCACGCTGACGTCGAAGGGGCTGGTCGAATCGCGGCCGAAGGTCGGCACGCGCGTGCGGCCGCGCCATGCGTGGAACCTGCTCGACGCCGACCTGCTCGACTGGTACGCGCGCGTCGCGCCGCCGCTCGCGTTCGCGCTGAAGCTGCAGGAGATGCGCGAGATGATCGAGCCGTACGCGGCCGCGCTCGCCGCGCGCGCGCATACGCCGGAAGCCTTCGACGCGATCGACGACGCGGCGCGCGCGATGGCCGATGCACGCAACGTAGACGAATGGGTGCGCGCCGACCTGCGCTTTCACCTGAGCGTGCTCGCGGCGGGCGGCAACGAGTTGCTGGTGCCGCTCGGCGCGCTGATCGATCGCACGCTCGAGGCACAACTGCGTCTGAATGCGCGCCGCGCGGACGTGTACAACGCATCGCTTGCCGAGCACACGGCCGTCAGCGACGCGATCCGCGTGCGCGACGAGGACGGCGCGCGCCGCGCGATGGCGGCGCTGCTCGCGGTGACACGCGCGCGGATCGAGATGTCGTGA
- a CDS encoding GFA family protein, translating to MLYRGSCHCGDVKFEVEGDLQGVMACNCSICQRKGALMWFVPRDHMKLLTPDENLATYLFNKHVISHRFCKRCGMHPFAEGVHPNGTAMAAINVRCLEDVDLDTLPVTHYDGRSH from the coding sequence ATGCTTTATCGCGGAAGCTGTCACTGTGGCGACGTGAAGTTCGAAGTGGAAGGCGACCTGCAGGGCGTGATGGCGTGCAACTGCTCGATCTGCCAGCGCAAGGGCGCGCTGATGTGGTTCGTGCCGCGCGACCACATGAAGCTCCTCACGCCCGACGAGAATCTCGCGACCTACCTGTTCAACAAGCACGTGATCAGCCATCGCTTCTGCAAGCGCTGCGGCATGCATCCGTTCGCCGAGGGCGTTCATCCGAACGGCACTGCGATGGCCGCGATCAACGTGCGCTGCCTCGAGGATGTCGACCTCGACACGCTGCCCGTCACGCACTACGACGGCCGCTCGCACTGA